TTCACGagaaataagaaattaaatgaccACAAATCGTATTTTAATACAAACTTCCCCCTGGTTAATTAATCCTATTTCTCTAATTTTTCGCGAATCTTTTCATAAAAAAGTGCACTTGTCGAcctcttttttctctttatggtaaaataaaaaccttaattgttttatttttaacacAAATTAATTTATACACCAAAAATGTTATGGAAATAAATGCATCAACATCAGACATGCAAAACAATACTTACGTCAACTAGGTTAGCTTTTCACGAAAGTGGATAATAAAACCATGTTTCGCTTTTTACTCAAAAACCCTAATCATTTTTCCGTAAATAAAAAACTCTAATCATTTTACCCTAATTACTATTAATTTTgccaaaagaaatataaaaatagaaataaatgattaatttttttaacccgAGCGAATTGCATGTTACGAATCGAAAAATGCAGGCCAAGTGGGTGCCTGTCaagggtaatgttagagagaaCTTAATGATATGATtattaatgattgaattattaattaactgttaattaacgtgtttatttcttattgataACACATTTGATTCGtaaatttgaattaaattttttatcttcTAGCATTATCCGGCTGTCAAACAGTAATAGTCGGCATATATCAACCATTTCTCATGATTTTCTTTTGGTAAAGGGAAAGGTTTGTACTTTCCATTTTGGAAAGCAAAGTCATGGACCTACTTAGCAACTTGCAAGCTACTTCCAACCCCACCACATCACATTTTTCCATACTACAAACTTAATTCCATGCTTTATGCTCGTTTGAAAGGAAAGCAAGTTTGAACGAGTGATTAGCGTTTTCTTAAGCTACTCACTGATTAAAATTTGAGCTATCTACATAAAATAAGTTACATAGATAAAAGTAATTCACCACAGAAAATAAAAgtttatatacaattatacacaACTGTAATTTTCTTCCATGGAGCAGTCGTATTTTTAAAAACTATTAGTAACCTTGAGCACATACTTGATTATTACGTCTTTATATTTAGGGATAATTTGATTGCGGTCCCTAAtctttaacattctttgattaaaaccttaatagtattcaaagtttgatcaaggtcccttgactttgtacacctcattatattactattaatatttatattcttaTAGTTTTgcaattaattgtttgatattttatgagatttataatcctataaatttaaaatccttcattataatactattagaaacggttataataaaaaaaaattcaaacattttaattgaataaatggataaaaattatgtaaaaataagaaataataaatggcaaaagaatgtatccatagtgttaaaaaaattggtacattttacaaaaaaattggtatatttcacatataacaaagtggtacattaataaagaagaatggatacatcataaataaattagggtacaaataaaagattaaaaattatgagtacaaatgaatttttaaaaatataggtgctaaaagaaattaataaatgggtacaaaataaaactaaaaagaaaatactacaaatttaaaaaaaaaaattgcaaattaaaagtgggtacaaactaaaaatataaatatatggtacaaagtttaggcataaaacataaatataccatatgtaatttttctatcattgattaaatatacaatgtcacgtgatggtatacacatgggtacaaacacaaataaaactttaaaaaatatgggcacaaaaagaaactaatatatgggtacaaattaaaaatgaaaagaaaattggtacaaattaaaaaaatatttgcaaattaaaaattggtacaaactaaaaataaaaatatatgataaaaaatttagccataaatataaatatactaattgtaacatttttaacactaaaggaatatatttaaaaataaaaatattttattattcaaataattaatgatgttattaataccaaggaccttgatcaaaaattgaaagtgaataggattttaatcaatggagtaacaaaaagaaggatgtgaacctaattttcccttaTATTTATGTTTGCATGCAAATCACATATTGACACGAATGAAAAAATACGTGCTAAAAtcacgcaaaaaaaaaaaaaagatttatctGTAAAAAAGAACGACCTCAGACCAAGTATTTTCCATGATACAGGACTAATAAGTAATAACGAGTTAACGACAATGGTCCATATGTATAGGGGTACAGTCAGAGAGGAAGGTGACCAATGTCGTGGAGTAGATTTCTCTTCACGTGTATTCCCAATAGTTTTTGTATGTATTATTTGCATGCTTTTTTtaatctccctctctctctctctctctctctctctctctctgtgcaacACAATTATGTCAAAATTGCAGAGAGATCTCGCTTTGAATTGAACTGTTaatttatctctctctctcttccccctcCCACATCCCACTTGGTTACAAAACACCTTCACTTTTGGCAAATTTTCAGAAATCTCAGCTTTAACTTTTTCTTTCATGGGTTCCTCCTcatccttcatatatatataaacacacagaGCTTGAGAAAAactgggagagagagagagatcttgTTGCAGATGGGTTCTGATATCTGGCAAATGGGAtttattttctgggttttttttggtttcttgGTTTGTTCTGTAAATGCAAAGGTTGGTTTTGGAGGAGGAAGTGTGGAAGGCACAGTCCGCATCAATGGCAGAGACGCCATTGGGAAAATTGACGACGATTTTATTTGTGCAACTCTTGATTGGTGGCCTCCTGAGAAATGTGACTATGGCACATGCAGCTGGGGTCGTGCTTCTCTCCTCAATctggtatatatatacacatacacatatacatatacataatgTTTCTCTCTCCAGAAACGCCTACACATTCATATGTTTTTCTTTAGATTTGTATATAATCAGAAATCAGAAATCTTTTTGGCATACTGTTTTATTGAAGCAGATTGTATTCCGGGGTTTTCACAATTAAACTGATCTTAAGTCTTCAAATTTAACTTTTCTTATGAATGTACAATTCAAAATATCCGaaatctctctttcttttgTGTTCTTGTTCATACTTTTAGCAGTTGTAATGCTTTCTGATATTTGTATGGTAATTGTTGTGCAGGATCTAAAGAACACTATCTTGTTAAATGCTATAAAGGGTAGGAATTTCTTGATTCCATTATAAAAACTCGGGTTTCGATCCGGCATTTATAATTAAGAGCATAAAAACTTTCTTAATTCTCTGCTAATTGTGCAGCTTTCTCACCATTGAAACTTAGACTGGGCGGCACATTGCAAGACAAGGTGATATATGCTACACCAGACAACAAGCAAAGCTGTAATGCTTTTCGAAAAAGCACTTCTGAGATGTTTGGTTTCACTCAGGGCTGCTTGCCCATGAGGAGATGGGATGAATTAAGCTCTTTTTTTCAGAAAGCCGGGTAACAATTATAATCTCTCTTCCCTGTGcttcttcattaaagttaaGATTTTTTAAAACAAGAGCAAGTGACATCATCCGATGGACGATTTCTTCAGGGCTAAGATTATCTTCGGGTTAAATGCTCTCACCGGAAGAACAATTAATTCGAACGGTACTGCAACTGGAGCTTGGGACTACACCAATTCGGAGTCTTTCATCCGTTACAACGTCAAAAACAACTACACAGTTCATGGTTGGGAGCTCGGTAAGAGCGCATTTCGCACCAAAATGTCCTTAAACATCACGTAAGTTTAATGTACTTGTGTATAGAAACTGAAGGAGTTTTAATGCTTGTTCAGGGAATGAATTGTGTGGACATGGAATCGGAACAACAATCTCGGCAAGTCAGTATGTATCCGATACAACTGCTCTGCAAAAGATAGTACAAGACATCTACAAGGGCGTCGAACCAAAGCCACTAATCCTATCTCCGGGAGGATTTTTCGATGCCAATTGGTTCAAAGACTACACAGATAAAACCACCACATCCTTAGACGTTGTCACTCATCATATATATAATCTAGGGCCAGGTATAACTGATTGAACAAACACATTGCGAAACATCCTGTTTATCGGTTTAATTTGCAACTTCCTAACTGATATAAGAAATCTTTGCTTTTGTGTTCTCAGGGGTTGATCAACACCTTATTGAAAAGATTCTCGATCCATCTGTTCTTGACGGTATTTCTAGCACATTCAGAAACCTCCGCGGCATCCTAAAGGGTTCTACAACTTCGGCAGCTGCGTGGGTTGGGGAAGCAGGAGGAGCTTACAACAGCGGCCGTAATCTTGTCTCCAATACATTTGTATATAGTTTCTGGTAACTTGGCCACAGCATCTAAAGCATCTTCTTTCGTTCTCTTGTGTTTAAATCTCCAGCAAGAATCATAATTTCGGTGCTTCAAACAGGTATTTGGATCAGCTGGGAATGTCAGCAACTTATGACACAAAAACGTACTGCAGACAGACATTGATCGGCGGAAACTATGGTTTACTGAATACTACCACCTTCGAACCTAATCCCGACTACTACAGGTAAACCACATACCGATCTTAATCACTTTCGAAGCCAAATTCAGACAACGTTTTAACACACCTGCTGCTTTATGCTGGCTTTCTCCATACCAGCGCTCTTCTTTGGCATCGGTTGATGGGAAGAAACGTACTAGCAACGAGCTTCTCTGGACCGAAAAAGATACGTGCTTACGCACACTGCGCAAAACAATCTGTAAGTCTTAACCACAATTTCACTACCATGAAAGACAGCAACCAGCAGTCTTTGTTTTTCTGACCTAATTACGATTTCATCTTACAGAAAGGGATTACGGTACTACTGATCAACCTGCACAATACCACCGCCATCGAGGCCAGAGTTGCCTTCAACGCTACATGGACGCTGCGACATAAACACAAATCACACAAGCTTCATAGATCACATGTGGCCAAGCTCCGTCAGGGTCTCGAAAGTTCAACAGAAAGAGAAGAATACCATCTAACAGCGAAGGACGGAAATATACAAAGCCAAACCATGCTGCTCAATGGAAACGCTTTGCACGTAGATTCATCCGGGACCATACCTAGCTTAAACCCTGTGTATGTAAATGCATCAGAACCAATTGTGGTCGGTCCGTCCTCGATTGTATTTGCTCACATACCATACGTAGTTCCCCCTGCTTGCAGGTAGGCAATGCTTAAagtgtaattgttaacattgtTTCAATAAGAGAGAGGATACAATTCAATTTTCATCCTCTATCTTTATACTGTTCTGTTCTTAAAGCGGCTAAGTGGTTACTTTTGCATCCGAAGTCCTGTGTTTGGATCCCTGCTCACCAAATATCGGAACCAATTCAAAGTTCCTCAAGGACATGATGATTGATGTGCAATGCAAAGACTATCAAAGAAACTAATGATCCATCATCTCAAACCCTAAGTGGTGCAAACTAAATGGTGATCAAATGTCGACAAAAACTTCTGACCTTTCGGAACATATTTATACAACGTGAAGTTGTGAACTGTTAAAACAGCTGTACAATATCAGATTTCACCCGTCGTCGTTTGGGGGCTAACCAAGAACACTTAATCGAgattacaacaacaaaaaagtgTACTGCATGAAAGATTACATATACATGTGTGGTAGCTTGCCTTCTAGATGTACAGAATGAACAAAACGGCGAGTATTAAGCTAATTTCCGAACACAGGTGACACTAGTTATACATTGAATGAAGATTCCCTCTGTTTGGAAACTTCATTCAAGATAAAAAGACCGAACTACAAAAAAGGTCAGTCTCTCTTCGAAAAGGATTGAGGCTTACTGCTGGCAAACGCCAACCAAACGACTGTACCAGTCAGGTAGAAAAATATTGATGGAATGAACAATGATATCTGCATAACACGCAAGTGAATTAGTTACCACGAACTAATTGGGAAGATGTAAGCTATTGAAAGTAGGAAAGGGTTAAGGTTCACTAACAGAGAATACTTACACTCCATGAATGAGTTGAATCAAGAAGAATGCCGGTGAGGGCAACACCTATTATTCCAGGTACCGCCC
Above is a window of Malus sylvestris chromosome 15, drMalSylv7.2, whole genome shotgun sequence DNA encoding:
- the LOC126602393 gene encoding heparanase-like protein 3: MGSDIWQMGFIFWVFFGFLVCSVNAKVGFGGGSVEGTVRINGRDAIGKIDDDFICATLDWWPPEKCDYGTCSWGRASLLNLDLKNTILLNAIKAFSPLKLRLGGTLQDKVIYATPDNKQSCNAFRKSTSEMFGFTQGCLPMRRWDELSSFFQKAGAKIIFGLNALTGRTINSNGTATGAWDYTNSESFIRYNVKNNYTVHGWELGNELCGHGIGTTISASQYVSDTTALQKIVQDIYKGVEPKPLILSPGGFFDANWFKDYTDKTTTSLDVVTHHIYNLGPGVDQHLIEKILDPSVLDGISSTFRNLRGILKGSTTSAAAWVGEAGGAYNSGRNLVSNTFVYSFWYLDQLGMSATYDTKTYCRQTLIGGNYGLLNTTTFEPNPDYYSALLWHRLMGRNVLATSFSGPKKIRAYAHCAKQSKGITVLLINLHNTTAIEARVAFNATWTLRHKHKSHKLHRSHVAKLRQGLESSTEREEYHLTAKDGNIQSQTMLLNGNALHVDSSGTIPSLNPVYVNASEPIVVGPSSIVFAHIPYVVPPACR